In one Sulfuricella sp. genomic region, the following are encoded:
- a CDS encoding DUF4390 domain-containing protein, which yields MAASVRAETGIMVKTAELDMVDEVYQLRADVELNFSQAVEDALNKGVPLNFVVEFELNRPRWYWLDETISSVQRQLRISYHALTKQYRLQQQEQQRSFASLAELKSELGHIQEWRVVERAQLRKRYSYEARMRMKLDASQLPKPLQVNALASKDWSLESEWFQWTLTP from the coding sequence ATGGCGGCCAGCGTCCGTGCGGAAACCGGAATTATGGTCAAGACGGCGGAACTGGACATGGTGGATGAGGTTTATCAGCTCAGGGCGGATGTTGAGCTGAACTTCAGCCAGGCGGTCGAGGATGCCCTGAACAAAGGGGTCCCGCTTAATTTTGTGGTCGAGTTCGAGCTTAACCGCCCGCGCTGGTACTGGCTGGATGAAACGATTTCCAGCGTCCAGCGCCAATTGCGCATCAGCTATCATGCCCTGACAAAACAGTACCGCTTGCAGCAGCAGGAGCAGCAAAGGAGCTTTGCATCCCTGGCTGAACTCAAGAGTGAACTGGGGCATATTCAGGAGTGGCGAGTGGTGGAGCGAGCCCAGCTCAGAAAGCGCTACAGCTACGAAGCGCGGATGCGCATGAAGCTGGATGCGTCCCAATTGCCCAAACCGCTGCAGGTAAATGCGCTGGCATCCAAGGACTGGAGCCTGGAGTCAGAATGGTTTCAGTGGACGTTAACGCCTTGA
- the rsmB gene encoding 16S rRNA (cytosine(967)-C(5))-methyltransferase RsmB: MRDVQPLASTAIAQVFAGRNLNQVLQATFERNAKMTPQQRAMLQDLSYGTLRHYGPLQAILARLLQKPLQDESIRCLLLVALYQLAYTQIQPHAAVDHAVKTTQVLRKTSAKGLVNAVLRNFLRQRERLLSDAASSDEGRFSHPQWWIDKLRREYPQAWEQILAAGNQHPPMILRVNRRKGSVEAYLQQLAEAGIAARAVGASGILLERPQAVDKLPGFSQGLVSVQDGGAQLAASLLDVKDGMRVLDACAAPGGKTAHLLELADVELVALDHDTRRLQKVEQNLVRLGLHAKCVAGDASQPSQWWNGQTFQRILADVPCSASGVVRRHPDIKWLRREGDIAQFAGQQALILDALWHCLEQGGKLLYVTCSVFAEENQQQIQAFMARHTDVRRLSLPDRVEQDLQLLPDREHDGFYYALLAKI; this comes from the coding sequence TTGCGTGACGTTCAGCCACTGGCGAGCACGGCCATTGCCCAGGTATTTGCCGGGCGCAACCTGAATCAGGTGCTGCAGGCGACATTCGAGCGAAACGCCAAGATGACGCCCCAGCAACGTGCCATGCTCCAGGATTTGAGCTATGGAACACTGCGCCATTATGGCCCGTTGCAGGCCATCCTCGCCAGGCTGCTGCAAAAACCGCTGCAAGACGAAAGCATCCGCTGCCTGCTGCTGGTGGCGCTTTACCAGCTGGCTTACACCCAGATCCAACCGCACGCTGCGGTGGATCATGCAGTAAAGACCACCCAGGTGCTGCGCAAGACTTCCGCCAAAGGCCTGGTGAATGCGGTCCTGCGCAACTTCCTTCGACAGCGTGAGCGCTTACTGTCAGATGCGGCCTCCAGTGACGAAGGGCGCTTTTCCCACCCCCAGTGGTGGATCGACAAGCTGCGCCGCGAGTATCCGCAGGCGTGGGAGCAAATCCTGGCGGCCGGCAATCAGCATCCTCCCATGATTTTGCGGGTGAACCGTCGCAAGGGCAGCGTGGAGGCCTATTTGCAGCAACTCGCCGAGGCCGGGATTGCTGCCCGTGCGGTGGGGGCGTCCGGCATCCTGCTGGAGCGGCCGCAGGCGGTCGACAAGTTGCCCGGCTTCAGCCAGGGGCTGGTCTCGGTTCAGGATGGAGGCGCGCAGCTTGCGGCAAGCTTGCTGGATGTTAAAGATGGCATGCGGGTGCTGGATGCCTGCGCGGCGCCCGGCGGCAAGACAGCGCACCTGCTTGAGCTGGCTGATGTGGAGCTGGTCGCGCTGGATCACGATACCCGGCGTTTACAGAAGGTGGAGCAGAATCTGGTCCGTCTGGGCTTGCATGCCAAATGCGTGGCAGGCGATGCATCGCAGCCATCTCAGTGGTGGAATGGTCAGACATTCCAGCGCATTCTGGCGGATGTGCCATGCAGCGCTTCCGGCGTGGTGCGGCGTCACCCCGACATCAAATGGCTGCGTCGCGAGGGCGATATCGCACAGTTTGCCGGGCAACAGGCGCTTATCTTGGATGCCTTGTGGCATTGCCTGGAGCAAGGTGGTAAATTGCTGTACGTTACCTGTTCCGTATTTGCCGAAGAAAATCAGCAGCAGATCCAGGCTTTTATGGCACGCCACACCGACGTCCGGCGTCTCTCCTTGCCGGATAGAGTGGAGCAGGATCTGCAACTATTACCCGATCGTGAACATGATGGCTTTTATTACGCCCTTCTCGCCAAAATCTAG
- the fmt gene encoding methionyl-tRNA formyltransferase has translation MKLIFAGTPEFAAQALQALLRAGHEIALVLTQPDRPAGRGMSLAMSPVKQLALANGLLVLQPTSLKQPETQVQLSNVQADAMIVAAYGLILPREVLAIPRLGCLNIHASLLPRWRGAAPIQRAILAGDNETGISIMQMDAGLDTGPVLLRFPVAIEGMETAQTLHDKLAKLGAESIVSALRQAQHGSLPSQAQDDSLATYAAKLSKAEARLNWTLPARELERAVRAYNPFPVAQGSFKGEVWRIWRSAMQNEAGQPGEVLRADRDGLLVACGKGALLLQEMQKAGGKRLPAAQFLQGNPVAAGDRFDI, from the coding sequence ATGAAGCTGATTTTTGCCGGTACACCGGAGTTTGCCGCGCAAGCCTTGCAAGCATTGTTACGTGCCGGCCATGAAATCGCGCTGGTGTTGACGCAACCGGACCGGCCAGCCGGGCGGGGAATGAGTTTGGCCATGAGCCCCGTCAAGCAGTTGGCGCTGGCCAATGGCTTGCTTGTGTTGCAGCCAACCAGCCTGAAACAGCCAGAAACCCAGGTTCAACTCTCGAATGTGCAGGCCGATGCCATGATCGTTGCGGCTTATGGATTGATCCTGCCGCGCGAAGTACTGGCCATTCCGCGCCTGGGTTGCCTTAATATCCACGCCTCGTTGCTGCCCCGCTGGCGTGGAGCCGCGCCTATTCAACGGGCGATTCTCGCAGGCGATAACGAGACCGGTATTTCCATCATGCAGATGGATGCCGGACTGGATACCGGACCGGTGTTACTGCGTTTCCCCGTCGCCATCGAGGGGATGGAAACGGCCCAGACCCTGCATGACAAGCTGGCCAAGCTGGGCGCGGAAAGCATTGTGTCGGCCCTGCGGCAGGCACAGCACGGGTCTTTGCCGAGCCAGGCCCAGGATGACAGTCTGGCCACTTACGCCGCCAAGCTCAGCAAGGCCGAGGCGCGGCTGAACTGGACGCTCCCGGCACGAGAGCTGGAGCGCGCCGTGCGTGCCTACAACCCCTTCCCGGTCGCCCAGGGCTCTTTTAAGGGCGAAGTCTGGCGTATCTGGCGCTCGGCCATGCAAAATGAAGCCGGGCAGCCGGGCGAGGTATTGCGAGCCGACCGGGACGGTTTGCTGGTGGCCTGCGGCAAGGGCGCCCTGCTGTTGCAGGAGATGCAAAAGGCGGGCGGAAAGCGCCTGCCCGCAGCCCAGTTTCTGCAAGGCAACCCGGTGGCGGCGGGCGATCGTTTCGATATTTGA
- the def gene encoding peptide deformylase translates to MALLSILHYPDQRLHTVASPVKEVNAEIRKLIDDMAQTMYAAPGIGLAATQVNVHKRVIVVDISESHDKLMVLINPRIIALDGAGEREEGCLSVPGIYEKVTRAERITVEALDRNGKSFTLHADGLLAVCIQHEIDHLEGKVFVEHLSRLKQTRIKIKLQKLQRETM, encoded by the coding sequence ATGGCCCTTTTATCGATCCTGCATTACCCTGATCAACGGCTGCATACGGTCGCCTCCCCGGTCAAGGAAGTTAATGCGGAAATCCGTAAATTGATCGACGATATGGCGCAGACCATGTACGCCGCGCCGGGAATTGGCCTGGCCGCTACCCAGGTGAATGTGCACAAGCGGGTCATTGTGGTCGACATTTCCGAATCCCATGACAAGCTAATGGTGCTCATCAATCCAAGGATTATTGCGCTTGACGGTGCTGGCGAGCGCGAGGAGGGATGTTTGTCCGTTCCTGGCATTTACGAAAAAGTTACCCGTGCCGAGCGTATCACGGTAGAGGCGCTTGATCGTAACGGGAAGTCATTCACGCTTCATGCCGATGGGCTGCTGGCGGTATGCATTCAACATGAAATTGACCACCTCGAGGGGAAAGTTTTTGTTGAACACCTTTCTCGCCTGAAACAGACACGGATCAAGATAAAGCTGCAGAAGCTGCAGCGCGAGACCATGTAA